The Mustela nigripes isolate SB6536 chromosome 4, MUSNIG.SB6536, whole genome shotgun sequence genome includes a window with the following:
- the PRLHR gene encoding prolactin-releasing peptide receptor, which yields MASLPTQEPPVPDLFSGLPPAASTPANQSTEASAVNGSAADPGAQAITPFQSLQLVHQLKGLIVLLYSIVVVVGLVGNCLLVLVIARVRRLHNVTNFLIGNLALSDVLMCTACVPLTLAYAFEPRGWVFGGGLCHLVFFLQPVTVYVSVFTLTTIAVDRYVVLAHPLRRRVSLRLSACAVLAIWALSAVLALPAAVHTYHIELKLHGVRLCEEFWGSQELQRQLYAWGLLLVTYLLPLLVILLSYVRVSVKLRNRVVPGCVTQSQADWDRARRRRTFCLLVVVVVVFAVCWLPLHVFNLLRDLDPHAIDPYAFGLVQLLCHWLAMSSACYNPFIYAWLHDNFREELRKLLLAWPRKIAPHGQTMTVSVVI from the coding sequence ATGGCCTCACTGCCGACTCAGGAACCCCCGGTCCCTGACTTATTTTCTGGGTTGCCACCGGCGGCCTCAACTCCTGCCAATCAGAGCACAGAGGCCTCGGCGGTCAATGGGTCGGCGGCTGACCCAGGCGCTCAGGCCATCACGCCCTTCCAAAGCCTGCAGCTGGTGCATCAGCTGAAGGGGCTGATCGTGCTGCTCTACAGCATCGTGGTGGTTGTAGGGCTGGTGGGCAATTGCCTGCTGGTGCTGGTGATTGCGCGGGTGCGTCGGCTGCACAACGTGACCAACTTCCTCATCGGCAACCTGGCCTTGTCCGACGTGCTCATGTGCACCGCCTGCGTGCCGCTCACGCTGGCGTACGCTTTCGAGCCCCGCGGCTGGGTGTTCGGCGGCGGCCTGTGCCACCTGGTCTTCTTCCTGCAGCCTGTCACCGTCTACGTGTCGGTGTTCACGCTCACCACCATCGCGGTGGACCGCTACGTCGTGCTGGCGCACCCTCTGCGGCGGCGAGTCTCACTGCGCCTCAGCGCCTGCGCAGTGCTGGCCATCTGGGCGCTGTCCGCGGTGCTGGCGCTGCCCGCCGCCGTGCACACGTACCACATCGAGCTCAAGTTGCACGGGGTGCGCCTCTGCGAGGAATTCTGGGGGTCTCAGGAGCTCCAGCGCCAGCTCTATGCTTGGGGGCTGCTGCTCGTCACCtacctgctccccctgctggtcaTCCTCCTGTCTTACGTCCGGGTGTCGGTGAAGCTACGGAACCGCGTAGTGCCGGGCTGCGTGACCCAGAGCCAGGCCGACTGGGACCGCGCGCGCCGCCGCCGCACTTTCTGTCTGCTGGTGGTGGTCGTGGTGGTGTTCGCCGTCTGCTGGCTGCCGCTGCACGTCTTCAACTTGCTGCGGGACCTCGACCCGCACGCCATCGACCCCTACGCCTTCGGGTTAGTGCAGCTCCTCTGCCACTGGCTCGCCATGAGCTCGGCGTGCTATAACCCCTTCATTTATGCCTGGCTGCACGACAACTTCCGTGAGGAGCTGCGCAAGCTCTTGCTTGCCTGGCCACGCAAGATCGCACCGCACGGCCAGACCATGACAGTCAGCGTGGTCATCTGA